One window from the genome of Nocardioides conyzicola encodes:
- a CDS encoding alpha/beta hydrolase — protein MSEQSPVVVLVHGAFAESASWNGVIEQLYAHGVEAIAVANPLRGVRNDATYLRDVIAGLGRPVLLVGHSYGGIIITGAAGAANPAVVGLVYVAAFAPDDGESAFELSSRTPGSTLGEALTAYPVSSGGNELAIRLDAFHEQFCADLPVKTAGLLGRTQRPVTEQALKDGLPTDQPGWQNAPSWFVIGGQDRNIPAAELRDEAARAGAVAVRELPEASHAVAVSHPAEVAEVILEALAAVKAADAA, from the coding sequence ATGTCCGAACAGTCCCCCGTCGTCGTCCTGGTGCACGGCGCCTTCGCCGAGTCCGCCAGCTGGAACGGCGTCATCGAACAGCTCTACGCCCACGGTGTCGAGGCGATCGCGGTCGCCAACCCGCTCCGCGGCGTGCGCAACGACGCGACCTACCTCCGTGACGTGATCGCCGGCCTCGGCCGTCCCGTCCTGCTGGTCGGCCACTCCTACGGCGGCATCATCATCACCGGCGCAGCCGGTGCGGCGAACCCCGCCGTCGTCGGCCTGGTCTACGTGGCGGCGTTCGCGCCCGACGACGGCGAGAGTGCGTTCGAGCTGTCGTCGCGGACGCCCGGGAGCACCTTGGGCGAGGCGCTGACCGCCTACCCGGTGAGCTCGGGCGGCAACGAGCTGGCGATCCGCCTCGACGCCTTCCACGAGCAGTTCTGCGCCGATCTGCCGGTGAAGACCGCGGGCCTGCTGGGCCGCACTCAGCGCCCGGTCACGGAGCAGGCGCTCAAGGACGGCCTGCCGACGGACCAGCCGGGATGGCAGAACGCGCCGAGCTGGTTCGTGATCGGCGGCCAGGACCGCAACATCCCGGCCGCCGAGCTGCGCGACGAGGCCGCACGGGCAGGCGCGGTCGCCGTACGGGAGCTCCCGGAGGCCTCGCACGCCGTCGCTGTCTCGCACCCCGCCGAGGTCGCCGAGGTGATCCTCGAGGCGCTCGCTGCGGTCAAGGCCGCCGACGCCGCCTGA
- a CDS encoding cytochrome b, producing the protein MKLRPVTRTVPLHWSTLLGVVSLGCFFVLAVTGVVLLFFYEPSTDTVRYDGGYALLQGVPVSKAYASTLHISFDVPGGLLVRQAHHWAALVLPASLILQMLSTFFTGGFRRPRQWSWVLLGLTFLLALAGGWSGYGLPDDMLAGTGLRIAQGILVGIPLVGTWASFVLLGGEFPGHLVERMYWLHVAVVPALLVLVLGVRFRLALRRLPAQFPARGRTERNVVGLPLAAVVVRASGLFVITTGVLVLLAGLVTINPVWKYGPSSTAHASAGSQPDWYTGFLDGALRLVPSGWDLTAFGGTLPLAVLVPQAVVGAFLTVVLLWPFLEARATGDHREHHLLDRPRDRPTRTAFGVSGLVLFLSLWAAGATDLVTTQFSIAFEHQVVVLRTLLVLGPLVAFQLTRQLCLALVAKDREDAEHGYETGRIMRGVDGGYAEIHAPLDEDHRAVVAHELVEHDRVA; encoded by the coding sequence ATGAAGCTCCGTCCCGTCACCCGCACCGTGCCGCTGCACTGGTCGACGCTCCTCGGCGTCGTCTCGCTGGGGTGCTTCTTCGTGCTCGCCGTGACCGGGGTCGTGCTGTTGTTCTTCTACGAGCCTTCGACCGACACCGTCCGGTACGACGGCGGCTACGCCCTGCTCCAGGGCGTCCCGGTGTCGAAGGCGTACGCCAGCACGCTCCACATCTCGTTCGACGTCCCGGGCGGGCTGCTCGTCCGGCAGGCGCACCACTGGGCCGCTCTGGTGCTGCCCGCGTCGCTGATCCTCCAGATGCTGAGCACCTTCTTCACCGGCGGCTTCCGCCGGCCACGACAGTGGAGCTGGGTGCTGCTGGGGCTGACGTTCCTGCTCGCCCTCGCGGGCGGATGGAGTGGCTACGGCCTCCCGGACGACATGCTCGCCGGAACCGGGCTCCGGATCGCGCAAGGCATCCTCGTCGGCATCCCGCTGGTCGGCACCTGGGCGTCGTTCGTGTTGCTCGGCGGTGAGTTCCCCGGGCATCTCGTGGAGCGGATGTACTGGCTGCACGTCGCCGTCGTGCCTGCGCTCCTGGTCCTGGTCCTCGGTGTCCGGTTCCGGCTCGCCCTCCGTCGCCTGCCGGCCCAGTTCCCGGCCCGCGGGCGCACCGAGCGCAACGTCGTCGGGCTGCCGCTCGCGGCGGTCGTCGTTCGCGCCTCCGGTCTCTTCGTGATCACGACCGGGGTGCTGGTGCTGCTCGCCGGGTTGGTCACGATCAACCCGGTGTGGAAGTACGGGCCGTCGTCGACCGCCCACGCCTCGGCCGGGAGCCAGCCCGACTGGTACACCGGCTTCCTCGACGGCGCCCTGCGCCTGGTCCCGTCCGGCTGGGACCTGACCGCGTTCGGCGGCACGCTGCCCCTCGCGGTCCTGGTGCCGCAGGCCGTGGTCGGGGCCTTCCTGACCGTGGTGCTCCTCTGGCCGTTCCTCGAGGCCCGCGCGACCGGTGACCACCGGGAGCACCACCTGCTCGACCGGCCCCGGGACCGACCCACCCGGACGGCGTTCGGAGTCTCGGGGCTCGTGCTCTTCCTGAGCCTCTGGGCCGCCGGCGCCACCGACCTCGTCACGACGCAGTTCAGCATCGCGTTCGAGCACCAGGTGGTCGTGCTGCGGACGCTGCTGGTGCTCGGCCCGCTCGTGGCGTTCCAGCTCACCCGACAGCTCTGCCTCGCGCTCGTCGCGAAGGACCGGGAGGACGCAGAGCACGGGTACGAGACCGGCCGGATCATGCGCGGCGTCGACGGTGGCTACGCCGAGATCCACGCCCCGCTCGACGAAGACCATCGTGCCGTGGTCGCGCACGAGCTCGTCGAGCACGACCGGGTCGCGTGA
- a CDS encoding ATP-binding protein: protein MNATPLPSLVGRQRECTVLDDLLTAVRSGRSSVCVIRGEAGIGKSVLLAYAGAHASGTTTARAQGIEADMELAYASLHQLCGPFLGDVDGLPAPQRDALRVAFGIATGDPPDRFLVGLAVLTLLTRASETRPVVVLVDDAQWLDQVSLQTLEFVARRLLAEAVAMVFTVRDPEGAAALVGLPVLRLEGLDRRPAGALLDAVVEGRLDPRVRDRLVAETQGNPLALLELSRGRTATDLAYGGDPGDQRSVSTRVENDYASRLDALPEHTRTLLLLAAAEPVGDSDLLVRAAAILGVAPDPAPAAAAGLIELAEPIRFRHPLVRSVVYREATPDQRRAAHRALAESTDPVLEPDRRAWHAAQAADAPEEGVAGALEAAADRARQRGGVVAEATLLERAVDLTPDPGRRGRRALSAAEAYLSAAAPGRATGLATIADLCPLSALDRARLARLRAQVLFALNRSNEAAPLLLAAAAQFADEQSPLARETYLEAISATVFAGRVHGPHGARAAAVAAQTSGAPPSSSEASDLLLDGLATILADGRPQGIPVMHRALAALLDEEPVSRDAMVRWLLQAPVAQEAYSHQLWDFRAWSVLSARAVRLSREIGALGALPFALMFAAGVDFHRGDVAKAAQRIEEGFAISAATGHAPLTYASLVLTAWQGDEAATLPILEQARRSATEHGEVSLLGVSGYVKGVLYNGLGRFDLALAGAREGIDHDGFNFTGWALSEHIEAAVRCGETQVAAESLHRLTRRTDDAGTDWARGVRARCAALLDHEAADELFREALVRLDHEGIAIHVARTHLLYGEWLRSADQRDAARDQLRRAHEMFDRMRLTGFAERARLELAATGERTRVRDAAATGLTSQEEQIAVLAASGLTNPEIGAELFLSPHTVDWHLRKVYAKLRINSRRELPTALETAHPA from the coding sequence GTGAACGCCACCCCGTTGCCCAGCCTGGTCGGTCGGCAACGTGAATGCACGGTGCTGGACGACCTGCTCACGGCCGTGCGCTCCGGCCGCTCGAGTGTCTGCGTGATCCGTGGCGAGGCGGGCATCGGGAAGTCGGTGCTGCTGGCGTACGCCGGCGCACACGCGTCCGGCACGACGACGGCCCGTGCGCAGGGCATCGAGGCCGACATGGAGCTCGCCTACGCCAGCCTGCACCAGCTGTGCGGCCCGTTCCTTGGCGATGTCGACGGTCTGCCTGCTCCCCAACGTGACGCACTGCGCGTCGCGTTCGGGATCGCCACCGGGGACCCTCCGGACCGGTTCCTCGTGGGGCTGGCCGTGCTCACCCTGCTCACCAGAGCATCGGAGACGCGGCCGGTCGTGGTGCTGGTCGATGACGCCCAGTGGCTCGACCAGGTCTCGCTGCAGACCCTGGAGTTCGTGGCCCGGCGACTGCTCGCGGAGGCAGTGGCGATGGTCTTCACGGTCCGCGACCCCGAGGGCGCCGCCGCGCTCGTCGGCCTGCCGGTCCTGCGCCTGGAGGGCCTGGACCGGAGACCCGCCGGAGCCCTGCTCGACGCGGTCGTCGAAGGTCGTCTGGACCCGAGAGTCCGCGATCGGCTCGTGGCCGAGACCCAGGGCAACCCGCTCGCCCTGCTGGAGCTGTCGCGCGGCCGCACTGCCACCGATCTTGCCTACGGCGGCGATCCGGGTGACCAGCGGTCGGTGTCGACCCGGGTCGAGAACGACTACGCCAGCCGCCTGGACGCCTTGCCGGAGCACACCAGGACGCTGCTGCTCCTCGCCGCTGCTGAGCCGGTCGGCGACTCCGACCTCCTGGTCCGCGCCGCTGCGATCCTCGGGGTAGCACCGGATCCGGCCCCGGCCGCCGCTGCAGGTCTCATCGAGCTCGCCGAGCCGATCCGGTTCCGGCACCCGCTCGTCCGCTCGGTGGTCTACCGCGAGGCGACGCCGGACCAGCGCCGCGCCGCGCACCGCGCATTGGCCGAGTCCACCGATCCGGTGCTGGAGCCGGATCGTCGTGCGTGGCACGCCGCGCAGGCGGCCGACGCCCCGGAGGAAGGTGTCGCCGGCGCTCTCGAGGCAGCGGCGGACCGGGCCAGGCAACGCGGCGGCGTCGTCGCCGAGGCGACCCTGCTCGAGCGGGCCGTGGACCTCACGCCCGACCCGGGCCGGAGAGGACGCCGCGCGCTGAGCGCCGCCGAGGCGTACCTCTCCGCAGCAGCGCCCGGACGTGCGACGGGGCTCGCCACGATCGCCGACCTCTGCCCGCTCAGCGCCCTGGACCGGGCCCGACTGGCGCGGCTCCGTGCGCAGGTGCTGTTCGCCCTGAACCGCAGCAACGAGGCAGCTCCCTTGTTGCTCGCGGCCGCGGCCCAGTTCGCCGACGAGCAGTCGCCCCTGGCGCGAGAGACCTACCTCGAGGCGATCAGTGCGACCGTCTTCGCAGGCCGGGTGCACGGGCCACACGGAGCCCGCGCTGCCGCGGTCGCCGCCCAGACGTCCGGGGCGCCACCGTCGTCGTCCGAGGCCTCCGACCTGCTGCTCGACGGTCTGGCGACGATCCTCGCCGACGGGAGGCCCCAGGGCATCCCCGTGATGCACCGGGCGCTCGCGGCGCTCCTCGACGAGGAGCCTGTCAGCCGCGACGCGATGGTGCGCTGGCTGCTCCAGGCTCCGGTCGCGCAGGAGGCGTACTCGCACCAGCTCTGGGACTTCCGCGCGTGGAGCGTGCTCTCCGCGCGGGCGGTCAGGCTGTCTCGCGAGATCGGTGCCCTGGGCGCGCTGCCATTCGCCCTGATGTTCGCCGCAGGCGTCGACTTCCACCGCGGCGACGTCGCTAAGGCTGCGCAACGCATCGAGGAGGGCTTCGCGATCAGTGCCGCGACCGGTCACGCCCCGTTGACCTACGCGTCGTTGGTGCTGACGGCGTGGCAGGGCGACGAGGCGGCAACCCTGCCCATCCTCGAGCAGGCGCGCAGGAGTGCTACCGAGCACGGCGAGGTCTCCCTGCTCGGTGTCAGCGGCTACGTCAAGGGTGTCCTCTACAACGGCCTCGGTCGCTTCGACCTCGCGCTCGCCGGCGCCAGGGAGGGCATCGACCACGACGGGTTCAACTTCACGGGCTGGGCGCTGAGCGAGCACATCGAGGCTGCGGTTCGGTGCGGCGAGACGCAGGTGGCTGCGGAGTCCCTCCATCGCCTCACCCGAAGGACCGACGATGCCGGCACCGACTGGGCGCGTGGGGTCCGTGCGCGCTGCGCAGCGCTGCTGGATCACGAGGCGGCCGACGAGCTCTTCCGCGAGGCGCTCGTCCGCCTCGACCACGAGGGCATCGCGATCCACGTCGCCCGCACCCATCTCCTGTACGGCGAGTGGCTACGTAGCGCTGACCAGCGCGACGCGGCACGCGATCAGTTACGTCGTGCTCACGAGATGTTCGACCGGATGCGGCTGACCGGCTTCGCGGAGCGCGCCCGGCTGGAGCTGGCCGCGACGGGGGAGCGCACCCGCGTCCGGGACGCCGCGGCGACCGGGCTCACCTCGCAGGAGGAGCAGATTGCGGTGCTCGCCGCCAGCGGCCTGACGAACCCGGAGATCGGTGCCGAGCTCTTCCTGAGTCCACACACCGTCGACTGGCACCTGCGGAAGGTCTACGCGAAGCTCCGGATCAACTCGCGTCGCGAGCTTCCGACTGCACTCGAGACGGCGCACCCGGCCTGA
- a CDS encoding NAD(P)/FAD-dependent oxidoreductase, whose translation MKRIVIVGGGYAGFYTAWGLEKRLRRGEASITVIDPAPYMTYQPFLPEVVAGSIEARHAIVPLRRHLRRTLVVSGRATAIDHANRVVHLMLADGSDATLEYDEVVVTAGAVTRVFPVPGVAAGAIGMKRIEEAVAIRDAVLTSFDEAASLPAGPERQRRLTVTFVGGGFAGVEGFGELLSLAHALTRYHPGLSRDEVDFHLVDASDHLLPEVTPPARAWVRRHLERRGARVHLGTTVTSAVGGLVTLSTGETFESGLVVWTAGIAANPVVARHTDLPIDHRGLVVVRPDLRVGTDAEPVEHAWAAGDDAAVPDLAAGHGAYAVPNAQHAVRQGKLLARNIVATLRGRRPRPYRHRSLGTIATLGLGHGIFQSGPITIKGFPAWVVHRGYHVLAVPTWERKLRVSIGWLGGLLLGRDIASLQTVQRPRDAFQQDAEQRRTG comes from the coding sequence ATGAAGAGGATCGTGATCGTCGGCGGCGGGTACGCCGGGTTCTACACGGCTTGGGGGCTGGAGAAGCGGCTGCGGCGAGGGGAGGCGTCGATCACGGTGATCGACCCGGCGCCGTACATGACCTACCAGCCGTTCCTGCCCGAGGTCGTGGCCGGCTCGATCGAGGCGCGCCACGCGATCGTGCCGCTGCGCCGTCACCTGCGACGGACGCTGGTCGTCAGCGGTCGCGCCACGGCCATCGACCACGCGAACCGCGTCGTGCACCTCATGCTCGCCGACGGGTCGGACGCCACGCTCGAGTACGACGAGGTCGTCGTGACCGCTGGTGCGGTCACCCGGGTCTTCCCGGTGCCCGGCGTCGCAGCAGGGGCGATCGGGATGAAGCGCATCGAGGAGGCCGTGGCGATCCGGGACGCCGTGCTCACGTCGTTCGACGAGGCGGCGAGCCTGCCCGCCGGACCCGAGCGGCAGCGGCGCCTGACCGTCACCTTCGTCGGCGGCGGCTTCGCGGGGGTCGAGGGGTTCGGTGAGCTGCTGAGCCTGGCGCACGCCCTGACTCGCTACCACCCGGGCCTGTCCCGTGACGAGGTCGACTTCCACCTCGTCGACGCGAGCGACCACCTGCTGCCCGAGGTGACCCCTCCCGCCAGGGCGTGGGTTCGGCGCCACCTCGAGCGACGCGGTGCGCGGGTGCACCTCGGCACCACCGTCACCTCCGCGGTCGGCGGCCTCGTCACGCTCTCGACGGGCGAGACCTTCGAGTCGGGCCTCGTCGTCTGGACCGCCGGCATCGCCGCCAACCCGGTGGTGGCGCGGCACACCGACCTGCCCATCGACCATCGCGGGCTCGTCGTGGTCCGCCCGGACCTGCGGGTCGGCACCGATGCCGAGCCGGTCGAGCACGCCTGGGCGGCCGGCGACGACGCTGCGGTCCCTGACCTGGCGGCAGGTCACGGCGCGTACGCCGTGCCCAACGCCCAGCACGCCGTCCGTCAGGGCAAGCTGCTGGCGAGGAACATCGTGGCTACGCTCCGCGGTCGGCGCCCGCGGCCGTACCGTCATCGCAGCCTCGGCACGATCGCGACGCTCGGCCTCGGGCACGGCATCTTCCAGTCGGGTCCGATCACGATCAAGGGCTTCCCGGCGTGGGTGGTGCACCGTGGTTACCACGTCCTCGCCGTACCCACCTGGGAGCGCAAGCTGCGGGTCTCGATCGGCTGGCTCGGCGGGCTCCTCCTGGGACGGGACATCGCATCGCTGCAGACGGTGCAGCGCCCGCGCGACGCGTTCCAGCAGGACGCCGAGCAGCGGAGGACTGGTTGA